In Quercus robur chromosome 11, dhQueRobu3.1, whole genome shotgun sequence, the following proteins share a genomic window:
- the LOC126704885 gene encoding uncharacterized protein LOC126704885 yields the protein MGITDKLFQALQNQSQDILNATHLVSSTKKLIQQFRDEKWDDLLATVISFCKEHGLDVPDMNARYVARFGQSCHQQEDSRNEHYYKVDIFNTGIDSQVQELNHWFSEQLTLSSTLDPREAFESFRVNDICSLVDNFYPIDFTDDEKNDLKKELDLYKYDVV from the coding sequence ATGGGGATCACGGATAAACTTTTTCAAGCTTTGCAAAACCAATCGCAAGACATTTTAAATGCTACACATTTAGTTTCAtccactaaaaaacttattCAACAATTTAGAGATGAGAAATGGGATGACTTACTAGCTACTGTGATATCATTTTGTAAGGAACATGGTTTAGATGTCCCTGATATGAATGCTCGTTATGTTGCAAGATTTGGTCAATCTTGTCATCAACAAGAGGACTCTAGAAATGAGCATTATTATAAAGTAGATATTTTTAATACAGGAATAGATTCTCAAGTACAGGAACTAAATCATTGGTTTAGTGAGCAACTTACGCTTAGCTCAACTCTAGACCCTCGAGAGGCATTTGAATCTTTTCGAGTCAATGATATTTGTTCATTGGTAGATAATTTTTATCCAATAGACTTCACAGATGATGAAAAGAATGATTTGAAAAAGGAACTTGATCTTTATAAGTATGATGTAGTTTAG
- the LOC126707607 gene encoding uncharacterized protein LOC126707607 has protein sequence MSLLGILNFALKSLDVLTLWSFFALGYPLYASIRAIENNSSSDTQKLVTYWIAFSLISLFENAFLMLLERLWFWPHMKLMIICWLVVPHFDGAFYVYNHLVRPCLSINPLVVIDEFNRWKEFLLKRDHFLSEAERYINENGPEALEELIATKIKSKKPNQDMDKIKAIVVMEKKEVESNCKEPNIEQKGNRVVEVIEKKEVPAAKCVVSAEPNSDQTENKISASKEIKGPAEAVAAARELPDSPIPKEVQKEWTCDICQLTTQSEKNLNSHLQGKKHQAAYEAFIAKNQPNMVPASTATKTEQLVEVPEKIISTNGVQITTTNHEEKQKCQTKSVLASMTKKSDQLTKEEPERVSNSGPEQKKEVVSVKESTFRCNICNISCTGERNLVSHFNGRKHLAQIQLLSEQFFGGGHV, from the exons ATGAGTCTATTGGGTATTCTCAATTTTGCACTCAAATCCCTTGATGTCCTTACATTATG GTCTTTCTTTGCTTTGGGGTATCCTCt TTATGCTTCCATCCGGGCAATTGAGAACAATTCAAGTTCGGACACTCAAAAGTTGGTCACATATTGGATTGCCTTCTCTTTGATTTCACTCTTTGAGAATGCTTTCTTGATGCTTCTGGAAAG GTTATGGTTTTGGCCTCACATGAAGCTAATGATCATCTGCTGGCTGGTTGTACCTCACTTCGATGGTGCTTTTTATGTCTATAATCACCTTGTTCGTCCATGCCTCTCCATAAACCCATTAGTAGTCATTGATGAATTCAATAGGTGGAAGGAATTCTTACTTAAGAGAGACCACTTTCTATCTGAGGCAGAGAGATATATAAATGAGAACGGACCTGAAGCTCTAGAGGAGCTCATTGCCACCAAG aTTAAAAGTAAAAAGCCTAATCAAGACATGGACAAGATCAAAGCAATTGTAGTTatggagaagaaagaagtggaG TCAAATTGCAAAGAGCCTAACATTGAGCAGAAAGGCAATAGAGTTGTGGAAGTAATAGAGAAAAAGGAAGTGCCTGCAGCCAAATGT GTAGTTTCAGCAGAGCCTAACTCTGATCAAACTGAGAACAAAATATCAGCCAGTAAGGAGATTAAAGGACCAGCAGAGGCAGTTGCAGCGGCTAGAGAGCTTCCTGATTCACCCATACCGAAGGAAGTCCAAAAGGAGTGGACTTGTGATATATGTCAACTAACTACTCAAAGTGAGAAAAACTTAAATTCACACCTTCAAGGAAAGAAACACCAGGCTGCTTATGAGGCATTCATAGCAAAGAACCAGCCAAATATGGTCCCAGCATCAACTGCAACGAAAACTGAGCAGCTGGTTGAGGTGCCAGAAAAGATTATATCAACCAATGGAGTACAGATAACTACTACAAATCATGAAGAAAAACAGAAATGCCAGACAAAGAGTGTTTTGGCTTCAATGACAAAGAAATCTGATCAGCTCACAAAAGAGGAGCCAGAAAGAGTTTCAAACAGTGGACCAGAACAGAAGAAAGAAGTTGTTAGTGTGAAAGAATCCACTTTCAGGTGCAACATTTGTAATATAAGCTGCACTGGAGAAAGAAACTTGGTTTCTCACTTTAATGGGAGGAAGCACTTGGCTCAGATTCAGTTActcagtgaacaattttttggTGGTGGACATGTCTga
- the LOC126706883 gene encoding nuclear poly(A) polymerase 1-like, whose protein sequence is MAMPKSNQMWEPISTAQPSELDVSRTRELQKLMENAGLYESREEALKRQEVLGRLDQIVKSWVKKVTEAKGYNEEMVEEVNAVIITFGSYRLGVNGPGADIDTLCVGPRHVTREEDFFGELHRMLSELPEVQELHPVPDAHVPVMKFKFNGVSIDLLYANLGLWVIPDDLDLSVPCFLQDLDEKSVLSVNGSRVTDKILRMVPNVQSFQTTLRCIRYWAKQRGIYSNVAGFLGGINWAILVARICQLYPTALPSLLVSRFFKVYSQWRWPNPVLLCPIEGGSLVLQSWDPRRNFRDRNDLMPIITPAYPCINSSYNVSSSTLCIMQQEFQRGNNICEAMDASVTGWNSLFENFLFFEAYKNYLQIDITARKEIDLMNWQGWVESRLRLLTSKIERDTRGMLQCHPHPGECLDKSKKFHRCYFMGLQRKPGVCAQEGEPFDISFTVEEFKNTVGMYTCKKPGMWIGVCHIKRNNIPLFVFPGGVRPARPKRVARENGAAAEADEAGNGKKRKIDESITGHKLRKYDSMAGTRNSPLAVEAKVEDCSITARCPIVDCSQSCLGVEGPFRFNPPVGASSSVGCSSSSTAVEILVSDLVPAPSVCQQGSSKEHDRFQDDAQSTGEVQQNFGEGTRVENDGVQQGVATSKDCSNIFRNDGGVEELEPTAPSSNAVSAAYLAPKPVIKFNFTSLVRANC, encoded by the coding sequence ATGGCTATGCCCAAATCGAATCAAATGTGGGAACCGATTTCGACTGCTCAGCCTTCTGAATTAGATGTGAGTAGGACCCGGGAATTACAGAAGTTAATGGAGAATGCAGGGTTGTATGAGAGTCGTGAGGAAGCTCTGAAAAGGCAGGAGGTGTTGGGGAGGTTGGACCAAATTGTGAAATCATGGGTCAAAAAGGTTACTGAGGCTAAGGGGTATAATGAGGAGATGGTGGAAGAAGTAAATGCTGTTATCATTACATTTGGGTCTTATCGGTTGGGTGTAAATGGCCCAGGTGCTGATATTGACACGCTGTGTGTTGGGCCAAGGCACGTTACAAGGGAGGAAGATTTCTTTGGTGAACTTCATAGGATGCTGTCTGAGTTGCCTGAAGTGCAAGAGTTGCATCCTGTCCCTGATGCTCATGTTCCTGTCATGAAGTTTAAGTTCAATGGGGTTTCCATTGATCTTCTTTATGCGAATTTGGGGTTGTGGGTTATTCCGGATGATTTGGATCTTTCTGTACCATGTTTTCTGCAGGATTTGGATGAGAAGAGTGTGCTTAGTGTTAATGGATCTAGAGTTACTGATAAGATCTTGCGTATGGTTCCTAATGTCCAGAGTTTTCAGACGACACTGAGATGTATACGATATTGGGCTAAACAGCGTGGCATTTATTCGAATGTTGCAGGGTTTCTGGGTGGTATAAATTGGGCTATTCTGGTTGCTCGGATATGCCAGTTATACCCAACTGCATTGCCTAGTTTGTTGGTTTCTCGGTTTTTCAAGGTGTATAGCCAATGGCGGTGGCCTAATCCTGTTTTGCTATGTCCCATTGAAGGAGGATCTTTGGTGCTTCAGTCTTGGGATCCTAGAAGGAATTTCAGAGACAGGAACGATTTAATGCCCATAATCACACCAGCATATCCTTGCATCAACTCCAGTTACAATGTCTCTTCAAGTACACTCTGTATTATGCAGCAAGAATTTCAGAGGGGAAACAATATTTGTGAGGCAATGGATGCAAGTGTGACTGGCTGGAATTCTCTTTTtgagaattttcttttctttgaagcATATAAGAACTATCTACAGATAGATATAACTGCTCGGAAGGAAATTGATTTAATGAATTGGCAAGGATGGGTTGAATCTCGGCTTCGTCTGCTGACTTCAAAGATTGAGAGAGATACAAGAGGAATGCTACAGTGCCATCCACATCCTGGTGAATGTTTggacaaatccaaaaaattccACCGTTGTTATTTTATGGGCTTGCAGCGGAAACCAGGTGTTTGTGCTCAGGAAGGTGAACCGTTTGATATAAGCTTTACTGTTGAGGAATTTAAGAACACAGTGGGGATGTACACCTGTAAAAAGCCTGGGATGTGGATTGGTGTATGTCACATAAAACGAAATAATATTCCGCTGTTTGTCTTTCCTGGTGGAGTTAGGCCTGCCCGTCCCAAGAGAGTAGCCAGGGAAAATGGTGCTGCTGCTGAAGCTGATGAAGCCGGTAatggaaagaagagaaaaatagatgAATCTATCACAGGccataaattgagaaaatatgATTCTATGGCAGGGACTAGGAATTCACCTTTGGCAGTGGAAGCTAAAGTAGAGGATTGTTCAATCACTGCAAGATGTCCTATTGTGGATTGTTCACAAAGTTGTCTAGGAGTTGAAGGGCCTTTCAGATTTAACCCACCAGTGGGAGCTTCATCTTCTGTTGGATGTTCATCAAGCTCTACCGCAGTTGAGATCCTTGTTTCTGATTTAGTTCCTGCTCCATCTGTGTGCCAGCAAGGTTCTTCCAAAGAACATGACAGATTTCAAGATGATGCGCAATCAACAGGTGAAGTTCAACAAAATTTTGGTGAAGGAACAAGGGTAGAGAATGACGGGGTACAGCAAGGAGTGGCTACCAGTAAAGATTGCTCTAATATCTTCAGGAATGATGGAGGGGTAGAGGAACTTGAGCCTACTGCACCATCCTCTAATGCAGTATCTGCTGCATACCTTGCCCCAAAGCCGGTTATCAAGTTTAATTTTACATCTTTGGTTAGAGCAAACTGCTAG
- the LOC126706221 gene encoding methylmalonate-semialdehyde dehydrogenase [acylating], mitochondrial, which yields MLQFSIQRVRNLNLKALSLRPQIFALRNTHFSTATKPSSKQPNPLRVPNLIGGAFVDSQSLASIDVINPATQEVVSQVPLTTNEEFKAAVSSAKQAFLSWRNTPVTTRQRIMFKLQELIRRDIDKLALNITTEQGKTLKDAQGDVFRGLEVVEHACGMATLQMGEYVSNVSKGIDTYSIREPLGICAGICPFNFPAMIPLWMFPVAVTCGNTFILKPSEKDPGASILLAELAMEAGLPNGVLNIVHGTNDIVNAICDDEDIRAVSFVGSNTAGMHIYARASAKGKRVQSNMGAKNHAIVMPDANEDATLNALVAAGFGAAGQRCMALSTVVFVGGLKSWENKLVERAKALKVNAGTEPDADLGPVISKQAKERIHRLIQSGVESGARLVLDGRDIVVPGYEHGNFIGPTILSDVTANMECYKEEIFGPVLICMEADSFEEAINIVNRNKYGNGASIFTTSGVAARKFQTEIEAGQVGINVPIPVPLPFFSFTGSKASFAGDLNFYGKAGVNFFTQIKTVTQQWKDLPSGTGANLAMPTSKV from the exons ATGTTGCAGTTTTCGATTCAACGAG TGAGGAATTTGAACTTGAAGGCTTTGAGTTTAAGGCCTCAAATCTTCGCTTTGAGAAACACCCATTTCTCTACGGCCACAAAGCCCTCTTCTAAGCAACCTAACCCTCTG AGGGTTCCCAATCTTATTGGAGGCGCATTTGTTGATTCGCAATCACTAGCTTCCATTGATGTCATAAACCCT GCAACACAAGAAGTTGTTTCACAAGTTCCACTGACTACAAATGAAGAGTTTAAAGCTGCAGTATCTTCAGCAAAGCAGGCTTTTCTATCATGGCGTAACACCCCAGTTACAACCCGTCAGCGTATCATGTTCAAGCTTCAAGAGCTTATCCGGAGAGACATT GATAAGCTTGCCTTAAACATCACAACTGAACAGGGAAAGACATTGAAGGATGCCCAAGGGGATGTGTTCCGTGGGCTAG AGGTGGTTGAACATGCTTGTGGAATGGCAACTCTACAAATGGGGGAGTATGTTTCCAATGTATCAAAAGGAATTGATACTTACAGCATTAGAGAGCCACTTGGCATATGTGCTGGGATTTGTCCCTTCAACTTTCCAGCAATGATTCCCTTATGG ATGTTCCCAGTTGCAGTTACATGCGGGAATACCTTTATATTAAAgccatctgaaaaagatccaG GGGCTTCTATACTGCTTGCAGAGTTGGCAATGGAGGCTGGTTTGCCTAATGGTGTCTTAAATATCGTGCATGGCACCAAT GATATTGTTAATGCTATTTGTGATGATGAAGATATCAGAGCTGTATCATTTGTTGGTTCTAATACT GCTGGAATGCACATATATGCAAGAGCATCAGCTAAAGGGAAGCGTGTTCAG TCCAATATGGGGGCAAAAAATCATGCAATTGTCATGCCTGACGCAAATGAGGATGCTACTTTAAATGCTCTAGTTGCTGctggttttggtgctgctggacAAAGGTGCATGGCACTCAGCACAGTTGTTTTTGTTGGAGGCTTAAAGTCATG GGAGAATAAACTAGTGGAACGAGCCAAAGCTCTTAAAGTAAATGCTGGAACAGAACCTGATGCAGACCTTGGTCCAGTAATTAGCAAACAG GCAAAGGAACGAATACACAGATTAATTCAAAGTGGTGTTGAAAGTGGTGCCAGACTGGTCCTTGATGGGAGAGATATAGTG GTCCCTGGATATGAGCATGGGAATTTTATTGGCCCCACCATTTTATCAGATGTCACAGCCAACATGGAGTGCTACAAG GAGGAAATTTTTGGCCCGGTTCTTATTTGCATGGAG GCTGACAGTTTCGAAGAGGCCATAAATATTGTTAACAGAAACAA ATATGGAAATGGGGCTTCTATATTTACTACATCTGGTGTAGCTGCAAGGAAATTTCAAACTGAAATTGAAGCTGGCCAG GTTGGCATCAATGTTCCTATCCCAGTTCCTTTGCCGTTCTTCTCATTTACTGGCTCTAAGGCATCTTTTGCAGGCGATCTCAATTTCTACG gCAAGGCTGGAGTTAATTTTTTCACCCAAATCAAAACAGTCACTCAGCAATGGAAGGATTTGCCAAGCGGCACTGGAGCTAATCTGGCAATGCCAACTTCTAAAGTGTAA